A genomic window from Motacilla alba alba isolate MOTALB_02 chromosome 2, Motacilla_alba_V1.0_pri, whole genome shotgun sequence includes:
- the CAVIN4 gene encoding caveolae-associated protein 4, producing the protein MDRREITSDTDKTHQNRLSSVIEEEEEQDAAYTIVTVLDKVANIVDSVQASQKRIEEKHREMENAIKTIQIDMLKLAQAHGNTGFTVNKLLQKTRKVSSTMKEVRARVERQSTSVRKVEAKQEEMLRKNKFRVVIYQEETECPSSLSVIKEMTAGATIEDDFFPPDDLSSDEEYYIEESKATKFKKSGMRRIDDIKKAFSRENIQKTRQNFGKKVNRLQTRIVTPERRERIRQSGERLRQSGIRIKKTISQAAPTKETFKIHKKSKERTGAEGQEGIQEASVHIASELPAAEPFTEEISYTEVITKVKKDKNSATKGASQSTEIGVTIPEVVLKQERKEGGGGGGDDDVPLLDLKQSV; encoded by the exons ATGGATCGCCGTGAAATCACCTCAGACACtgacaaaacacaccaaaatcGTCTCTCCAGCGTCAtcgaggaggaggaagagcaagaTGCAGCTTACACAATTGTGACAGTCCTGGACAAAGTGGCCAATATTGTTGACAGTGTGCAGGCGAGCCAGAAAAGGATAGAGGAGAAGCACAGGGAGATGGAAAATGCCATCAAGACCATACAGATTGACATGTTAAAGCTTGCCCAGGCTCATGGCAATACAGGCTTCACGGTGAACAAATTGCTGCAGAAAACCCGCAAAGTCAGCTCCACCATGAAGGAGGTGCGGGCGCGCGTGGAGAGGCAGAGCACCAGCGTGCGGAAGGTGGAAGCAAAACAGGAGGAGATgctgagaaaaaacaaattccGGGTCGTGATCTATCAG GAGGAAACCGAGTGTCCTTCATCTCTCTCTGTTATCAAAGAGATGACAGCGGGTGCAACTATAGAGGATGATTTCTTCCCACCTGATGATCTGTCTTCTGATGAAGAATACTATATCGAAGAAAGCAAAGCAACCAAGTTCAAGAAATCGGGCATGAGGCGCATTGATGACAtcaaaaaggcattttcaagGGAAAATATCCAAAAGACAAGACAAAATTTTGGCAAGAAGGTAAACAGGCTTCAAACTAGGATAGTAACCcctgagaggagagagaggatcAGACAGTCAGGAGAGAGACTGAGACAGTCTGGGATAAGGATCAAGAAAACCATTTCACAAGCTGCTCCAACCAAGGAGACATTCAAGATccataaaaaaagcaaagaacgAACAGGAGCTGAAGGTCAGGAGGGGATCCAGGAAGCCAGTGTACACATCGCctctgagctcccagcagcagagcccttcaCTGAAGAAATCTCTTACACAGAAGTGATCACTAAGGTAAAGAAAGACAAGAATAGTGCAACAAAAGGTGCTTCCCAGTCAACTGAAATAGGGGTAACTATCCCAGAAGTTGTCCttaagcaggaaagaaaagaaggaggaggaggaggaggtgatgATGACGTCCCTTTGCTAGACTTAAAGCAATCAGTATAA